A genomic stretch from Mya arenaria isolate MELC-2E11 chromosome 10, ASM2691426v1 includes:
- the LOC128206314 gene encoding scavenger receptor class F member 1-like isoform X2, translated as MCLHCGTDCLSCKNNVCTSCVTGKYGSRCKHTCSSTCYDVCDIQGSCQSCVSGYYGHQCEFQCNCTFGCDQLQGHCLNEACPINCNITCDDNSHTCYSCNRGYHGPYCNLTCPGKCAESHCYTNGSCLSCVSGYYGNSCNMECQQNCENNRCRQNDGLCMFCPANCVSCESNTTCSLCQDSKYGEICHFSCNEECTDKMCNIKGVCYNCSSLSAFGSYCNLTCNHNCFLSTCDRNTGACSNCKNNSVFGMFCNETCSPYCLRNECNRESGVCLNRCSDGYFGTKCDQECSQGCRNNSGTICDPEGTCLGGCTEGYLSKRCKSEGRNQQTEETNSGSVIGGAVGGVLGVCVVIALVMVFLVLKKKGIIWKESKKTYEDMSPGRSQDEPYTTLAAASTTEYEIPVSEPRSELTIEGEDNRVYYNDERAYYKNIGGNVHKT; from the exons ATGTGTCTCCATTGTGGAACAGACTGTTTGTCTTGCAAAAATAACGTGTGCACTTCATGTGTTACTGGAAAATATGGAAGTCGATGTAAGCACACGTGCTCGTCTACTTGCTATGATGTGTGTGACATTCAAGGGAGTTGTCAGTCGTGTGTGTCAGGGTATTATGGTCATCAATGTGAATTTCAATGCAACTGCACGTTCGGGTGCGATCAACTTCAAGGCCACTGTTTGAATGAAGCCTGTCCAATCAACTGTAATATTACCTGTGATGATAATTCTCATACATGTTACTCATGTAATCGTGGTTATCACGGACCATATTGCAACTTAACGTGTCCTGGTAAATGTGCTGAATCACATTGTTATACAAATGGCAGCTGTTTGTCCTGTGTATCGGGATATTACGGTAACAGTTGCAACATGGAATGTCAACAGAACTGTGAAAATAATAGATGTCGTCAGAATGATGGATTGTGTATGTTCTGCCCTGCAAACTGTGTATCATGTGAGTCCAACACCACTTGTTCGCTTTGCCAAGACTCTAAATATGGAGAAATCTGCCATTTTTCTTGCAACGAGGAATGTACAGATAAAATGTGCAATATCAAAGGTGTATGTTATAATTGTTCTTCGTTATCTGCTTTTGGTAGTTACTGCAATTTAACGTGtaatcataattgttttttgtCTACTTGTGATAGAAATACAGGTGCTTGTAgtaactgtaaaaataactcAGTGTTTGGAATGTTTTGCAATGAAACATGTAGTCCGTATTGTCTTAGAAACGAATGTAACCGAGAGAGTGGCGTTTGTTTAAACCGATGCAGTGATGGCTACTTTGGAACTAAATGTGATCAGGAATGTTCTCAAGGATGCCGAAATAATTCAGGAACAATATGTGATCCAGAAGGTACATGTCTTGGAGGATGCACTGAAGGATACCTTAGCAAAAGATGCAAATCAG AAGGCCGTAACCAGCAAACTGAAGAAACTAACTCCGGTTCTGTGATCGGTGGAGCGGTTGGTGGTGTGCTTGGCGTGTGTGTTGTCATAGCGCTGGTGATGGTTTTCCTGGTATTGAAGAAAAAAGGGATTATCTG GAAGGAGAGCAAGAAGACGTATGAGGATATGTCACCAGGAAGAAGCCAAGATGAACCCTACACAACATTGGCAGCTGCGAGCACGA CCGAGTACGAAATACCCGTTTCGGAGCCAAGGTCCGAGCTGACCATCGAAGGTGAAGACAACAGGGTGTATTACAATGATGAGAGGGCCTACTACAAGAATATCGGGggaaatgttcataaaacatga
- the LOC128206314 gene encoding multiple epidermal growth factor-like domains protein 10 isoform X1, producing the protein MEIKAKNVLLKIVLLLSFGCCLCGGTQCDSNCIDCDTSDSSGSCRKCRDGFYPIQFNCQPCTYPNCRTCSNPSYCDLCKDGFWGETCDADCAEGCVDGICNTSNGFCSCLTNYYGTKCDGQCSDNCVPFTCFGDTGNCVCKQGYFGASCRSQCGKDCADCINVTSCSLCETGTFGDTCQIYCQCDGNACDIVTGMCLHCGTDCLSCKNNVCTSCVTGKYGSRCKHTCSSTCYDVCDIQGSCQSCVSGYYGHQCEFQCNCTFGCDQLQGHCLNEACPINCNITCDDNSHTCYSCNRGYHGPYCNLTCPGKCAESHCYTNGSCLSCVSGYYGNSCNMECQQNCENNRCRQNDGLCMFCPANCVSCESNTTCSLCQDSKYGEICHFSCNEECTDKMCNIKGVCYNCSSLSAFGSYCNLTCNHNCFLSTCDRNTGACSNCKNNSVFGMFCNETCSPYCLRNECNRESGVCLNRCSDGYFGTKCDQECSQGCRNNSGTICDPEGTCLGGCTEGYLSKRCKSEGRNQQTEETNSGSVIGGAVGGVLGVCVVIALVMVFLVLKKKGIIWKESKKTYEDMSPGRSQDEPYTTLAAASTTEYEIPVSEPRSELTIEGEDNRVYYNDERAYYKNIGGNVHKT; encoded by the exons ATGGAGATAAAGGCTAAAAACGTTCTTTTGAAAATAGTACTATTGCTTTCCTTCGGATGTTGTCTGTGCGGTG GTACCCAATGCGATTCCAACTGCATTGACTGTGACACCAGTGATTCCTCTGGATCATGTCGTAAATGCCGAGACGGTTTCTATCCAATCCAGTTTAATTGTCAACCTTGCACTTATCCAAATTGCAGAACGTGTTCTAATCCATCATATTGTGACTTATGCAAAGACGGTTTTTGGGGTGAAACCTGTGATGCAGATTGTGCAGAAGGGTGTGTTGATGGAATATGCAATACTTCTAACGGTTTTTGTTCCTGTCTAACGAACTATTACGGAACTAAATGCGATGGTCAATGTTCAGACAATTGCGTACCTTTCACTTGCTTTGGTGATACTGGTAATTGTGTATGTAAACAAGGTTATTTTGGGGCATCATGTCGCTCACAATGTGGTAAGGATTGCGCCGATTGTATAAATGTCACTTCATGTTCATTGTGTGAAACAGGAACGTTCGGTGATACGTGTCAAATATATTGTCAATGTGATGGCAATGCATGTGATATTGTGACCGGAATGTGTCTCCATTGTGGAACAGACTGTTTGTCTTGCAAAAATAACGTGTGCACTTCATGTGTTACTGGAAAATATGGAAGTCGATGTAAGCACACGTGCTCGTCTACTTGCTATGATGTGTGTGACATTCAAGGGAGTTGTCAGTCGTGTGTGTCAGGGTATTATGGTCATCAATGTGAATTTCAATGCAACTGCACGTTCGGGTGCGATCAACTTCAAGGCCACTGTTTGAATGAAGCCTGTCCAATCAACTGTAATATTACCTGTGATGATAATTCTCATACATGTTACTCATGTAATCGTGGTTATCACGGACCATATTGCAACTTAACGTGTCCTGGTAAATGTGCTGAATCACATTGTTATACAAATGGCAGCTGTTTGTCCTGTGTATCGGGATATTACGGTAACAGTTGCAACATGGAATGTCAACAGAACTGTGAAAATAATAGATGTCGTCAGAATGATGGATTGTGTATGTTCTGCCCTGCAAACTGTGTATCATGTGAGTCCAACACCACTTGTTCGCTTTGCCAAGACTCTAAATATGGAGAAATCTGCCATTTTTCTTGCAACGAGGAATGTACAGATAAAATGTGCAATATCAAAGGTGTATGTTATAATTGTTCTTCGTTATCTGCTTTTGGTAGTTACTGCAATTTAACGTGtaatcataattgttttttgtCTACTTGTGATAGAAATACAGGTGCTTGTAgtaactgtaaaaataactcAGTGTTTGGAATGTTTTGCAATGAAACATGTAGTCCGTATTGTCTTAGAAACGAATGTAACCGAGAGAGTGGCGTTTGTTTAAACCGATGCAGTGATGGCTACTTTGGAACTAAATGTGATCAGGAATGTTCTCAAGGATGCCGAAATAATTCAGGAACAATATGTGATCCAGAAGGTACATGTCTTGGAGGATGCACTGAAGGATACCTTAGCAAAAGATGCAAATCAG AAGGCCGTAACCAGCAAACTGAAGAAACTAACTCCGGTTCTGTGATCGGTGGAGCGGTTGGTGGTGTGCTTGGCGTGTGTGTTGTCATAGCGCTGGTGATGGTTTTCCTGGTATTGAAGAAAAAAGGGATTATCTG GAAGGAGAGCAAGAAGACGTATGAGGATATGTCACCAGGAAGAAGCCAAGATGAACCCTACACAACATTGGCAGCTGCGAGCACGA CCGAGTACGAAATACCCGTTTCGGAGCCAAGGTCCGAGCTGACCATCGAAGGTGAAGACAACAGGGTGTATTACAATGATGAGAGGGCCTACTACAAGAATATCGGGggaaatgttcataaaacatga